In one Coriobacteriia bacterium genomic region, the following are encoded:
- a CDS encoding cobalamin B12-binding domain-containing protein, translating into MADPTQGTTFADNLRTGIQVALAKRDRVGAVERALDAVHAGDISIVSLYVDVLSPLLAGIGSAWSHGKEQVWEEHFDSHTVRTIVESLYLDVQRESAKVTPRGERVLLACPPREQHELGLRMLSDRFQLAGYDVTFLGADTPLDQIIAAAKATDANLVALSVSTVFERVELRTFVDSLRAQLPGARIVIGGPAFSRDQHWPSEDFLDTHELGLFDPATAG; encoded by the coding sequence ATGGCTGACCCCACACAAGGCACGACGTTCGCCGACAACCTTCGCACGGGCATCCAGGTCGCGTTGGCGAAGCGCGACCGCGTTGGCGCGGTCGAGCGCGCGCTCGATGCGGTTCACGCAGGTGACATCTCGATCGTCTCGCTCTACGTCGACGTGCTGAGCCCGCTGCTCGCGGGTATCGGCTCGGCGTGGTCGCACGGCAAGGAGCAGGTGTGGGAGGAGCACTTCGACTCGCACACGGTGCGCACGATCGTCGAGTCGCTCTACCTCGACGTGCAGCGTGAATCCGCCAAGGTCACCCCACGCGGTGAGCGCGTTCTGCTAGCCTGTCCGCCTCGCGAGCAGCACGAACTCGGCTTGCGGATGCTCTCCGACCGCTTCCAGCTCGCCGGCTACGACGTGACATTCCTCGGCGCTGATACGCCGCTCGACCAGATCATCGCCGCAGCCAAGGCGACCGACGCGAATCTCGTCGCGCTGTCTGTCTCGACCGTCTTCGAGCGCGTTGAGCTGCGCACCTTCGTCGACTCGCTTCGCGCACAACTGCCGGGGGCGCGCATTGTCATTGGTGGCCCGGCGTTCTCACGAGACCAGCACTGGCCCTCCGAGGACTTCCTCGACACGCACGAGCTCGGGCTCTTCGATCCCGCGACGGCTGGGTGA
- a CDS encoding ABC transporter ATP-binding protein — MPDTCDEGTLLVATGLGKVYGEGDAATQALAGVDVTMCEGEFAAIIGQSGSGKSTLLNMLGLLDTPTTGAITYQGKDVSMLDKDGRAKLRNDLIGFVFQFHYLLPEFSVMENVQMPALIGGILPAAELRTRALETLDLLGLDGLEGKNANQLSGGQKQRVAIARALVNRPSLLLADEPTGNLDTINTNLVYDLFRTINKELGTSFLIVTHDRSIAERTDRILEIQDGKLVQDIRTSDVVAGS; from the coding sequence GTGCCTGATACCTGCGACGAGGGAACACTGCTCGTGGCCACCGGTCTGGGCAAGGTCTACGGCGAAGGGGACGCAGCCACTCAGGCGCTCGCCGGAGTGGACGTGACCATGTGCGAAGGCGAGTTCGCGGCCATCATCGGCCAGTCGGGCAGCGGCAAGTCGACGCTGCTCAACATGCTCGGCCTGCTCGACACCCCAACCACCGGCGCCATCACTTACCAGGGCAAAGACGTGTCGATGTTGGACAAGGACGGCCGAGCCAAGCTGCGCAACGACCTCATCGGCTTCGTGTTCCAGTTCCACTACCTGCTGCCGGAGTTCTCGGTGATGGAGAACGTGCAGATGCCGGCGCTTATCGGCGGCATACTGCCTGCGGCCGAGTTGCGGACTCGTGCGCTCGAGACACTCGACCTGCTCGGGCTGGACGGTCTTGAGGGCAAGAACGCCAACCAGCTCTCGGGCGGTCAGAAGCAGCGGGTCGCGATCGCGCGCGCGCTCGTGAACCGGCCGTCGCTCCTGCTCGCCGATGAACCCACGGGCAACCTGGACACGATCAACACCAATCTGGTGTACGACCTGTTCCGCACGATCAACAAGGAACTCGGTACGTCGTTCTTGATCGTCACCCACGACCGCTCGATTGCCGAGCGCACCGACCGCATCCTCGAGATCCAGGACGGCAAGCTGGTGCAGGACATCCGCACAAGCGACGTGGTCGCGGGGAGCTAG
- a CDS encoding ABC transporter permease has protein sequence MLPLRIAWRFLRSSPGQSALIIAGIGVGIATQIFVGSIIVSLQANLLETTIGSAAHITVKAIKESDPVRYSPEMQKLFASDPRVKPGTVAPIRSVSVLFSNGTDSSTLGVIGGKLQEIDGIFKLTKRTIEGKASIGPSEIMLGKEFAEKFNISVGDTISLKFSNNQTGSFKVTGIFDLGSAQFNLRNAFVAPAVPQNVLGWANDEFSSVQMQLVQPYDSAQVAAQWSQQLPGVSVLDWQGQNADLLAGLTAQSVSSYMIQAFVLIAIALGIASTLAIAAVQKTRQIGILKAMGLGDRPAGQVFLFQAAILGMGGSLAGVLFSFGLLALFKLSPAPFTIEMQPSFVAVSSLIGIIVALLSSIVPIRSTSRLDPIEVIQSA, from the coding sequence ATGCTGCCGCTGCGCATCGCATGGCGCTTCCTGCGCTCGAGTCCCGGTCAGTCCGCGCTCATCATCGCCGGTATCGGCGTGGGCATCGCGACGCAGATCTTCGTGGGCTCGATCATCGTGTCGCTGCAGGCCAACCTGCTCGAGACCACGATCGGCTCGGCGGCTCACATCACCGTCAAGGCCATCAAGGAGTCCGACCCCGTTCGGTACTCCCCCGAGATGCAGAAGCTCTTCGCATCCGACCCGCGCGTCAAGCCGGGCACCGTCGCGCCGATACGCTCGGTGTCCGTGCTGTTCAGCAACGGCACCGACAGCTCAACTTTGGGTGTCATCGGCGGGAAGCTGCAGGAGATTGACGGCATCTTCAAGCTCACGAAGCGCACCATCGAGGGCAAGGCATCCATCGGCCCCAGCGAGATCATGCTGGGCAAGGAGTTCGCCGAGAAGTTCAACATCTCGGTGGGTGACACGATCTCGCTCAAGTTCTCGAACAACCAGACGGGCTCGTTCAAGGTCACGGGGATCTTCGACCTGGGCTCGGCACAGTTCAACCTCCGAAACGCGTTCGTCGCGCCTGCGGTGCCGCAGAACGTTCTCGGATGGGCCAACGACGAGTTCTCGAGCGTGCAGATGCAGCTCGTCCAGCCCTACGACTCAGCGCAGGTCGCAGCGCAGTGGAGCCAGCAGCTTCCCGGCGTCTCGGTACTCGACTGGCAGGGCCAGAACGCCGACCTGCTCGCCGGGCTCACCGCACAGTCGGTCTCCAGCTACATGATCCAGGCGTTCGTGCTCATCGCGATCGCGCTGGGAATCGCATCCACGCTCGCCATCGCGGCGGTCCAGAAGACGCGGCAGATCGGCATCCTCAAGGCGATGGGCCTTGGTGACCGGCCGGCCGGACAGGTCTTCCTGTTCCAAGCCGCCATCCTGGGCATGGGTGGCTCGCTCGCGGGCGTGCTCTTCTCATTCGGGCTGCTCGCGCTGTTCAAGCTCTCCCCCGCGCCCTTCACGATCGAGATGCAACCGAGCTTCGTGGCCGTCTCCTCGCTCATCGGCATCATCGTCGCCCTGCTCTCCTCGATCGTTCCGATACGATCGACATCGCGCCTCGACCCGATCGAGGTGATCCAGAGTGCCTGA